CGAGGCAGGCGAGGGCCGGCGGCAAGCCTTGGGGCACTTCGATGCGGCAGGCCGCGACCAGTGAGCGCAATGCCACAAGGCTGTCACCCTCCAAAGGCGCAAAGGCTTCGCGATCGTGCTGCCAGTCGCGGTTGATCTCTGCCCGCGCTCCGGTGGCGCGAAACAGCAGGTCGGGATCGAGGCCGAGCAGGCTGTAGCGCCCACGGATTTCGCCGCCCTCCACCGATTCAAGCAGGAAGTCGCCGCGCCCTTCCTCGATCAGCTTGAGCGCCGCCCCCACCGGCGTTTCCGTATCGGCCACCACGCGGCGCCAGACGAGCGTGTTGCGCCCCGCCGCCAGCGCTGCGCGCGCCCTTGCCGAATTGTTGAGCGCCGCGGTCAGAGCCGCCCCCTCAATTGAGGGCGGGGTTGTTGGCACCCAGCAGCGACTGGCGAACCGCGTCGATGCCCGCATCGTTGCGCTCGACATCCACCGCGTTCTCGACAGCGGCGACAAACTGCTCGACATATTCGTTGCCGAGGCTCTGGCTGAGCTGGGTGCGGGTGGCCTCGACCAACTGGTCGTTCGCGGCGAGCTGAGGCACCTCGATGTCCTCCAGCGCGACCACGAACCACTGGTTCTGTTCCTGCACGGCGACCCGTTCCACCGTGCCTTCGGCCATCGAGAAGAACAGGATCGTGGCCCGCGTGACCTGTCCAAGTTCCTGCAACTGCCGCCGCGAGATGCGCAGCGCCTGCGTGGCTGGCAGACTGGCCGTCTCCTGCGCTACGGCGTCGGCGAGCGATGCGCCGCCTTCGACGCGTTGCATCACGCGGCCCGCTGCCTGGCCGGCAGCGGCCATACCGCGATCGCGGCGCCACTGCTGGATCACCGTGTCACGGATTTCCGCAAGCGGAGCGGTGGCACTGCGGGTGATGGTGGCCACGTCGTAGATCAGAAACACCTCTCCGTTCCCCGCCTCGTCCAGATTGGCCTGCCCTTCAGGCACCTCGAAAGCGAAATTGAGCACGCGGCCCAGTTCGGCCGGGGCCTGTTCCTGCGCGCCGTAGACTTGTCCGCTGGCAAGCAGCGGGCGCGTGGTCTGGATTTCGATGCCGAGATCGCGTGCCGCCTCGTCCAGCGTGCGACCACGGGCGAACTGTTCCTCCAGCTCCTCGGTCAGCTCACCCAGCGCCTGGGTCCGGCGTTCTGTGTCCAGCTTCTCGCGAATTTCGCTCTGCGCCTGGGCGAGGGGGCGGGCGGCGATCCGCGTCACGCCGTCGACGCGCAGCACGTACCAGCCAAGGCTGCCGCGCACGGGGCCGACCAGCGCGCCATCGTTACCGGCGAAGGCCGCCTGCGCCACGGCCTGCGAGGCAGTGGCGGCAAAGGCTTGCTGTTCGACATCCTCGACCTGCGTCACCGCCAGCCCCTTGGACTGGGCCGATGCCTCCAGCGTAGTGCCGCCGCGCACCTCGGCGATGACGGCCTGCGCCGCCGCCTCGGTCGGCACCACCAGCTGGGTGAAGCTGCGCTGCTGGCGTTCGCGATAGAGCGCGGCGTCGGCCCGGTAGCGGGCGGCGACCTGCGCATCGGTGACAGGCGGAATGTCGTTCAGATTCTCGGCGGAGAAGGTGGCGTAACGGATCGTGCGCCGCTCGGGCCGGATATATTGCGCCCGGTTGCTGTCGTAATAGTCCTGCAGCTGCGCGGGGGTTGGCTCGCCCGCGGGGGCAAAGGCGCTGGCGGGAAACACCGCGGCGCGGCCCACGCGCGTTTCGTTCAGAAGCTGGGCGTAGGTGCGCGCAACCCGTTCCGGCATGCGCGCTTCGTATGCGATGGGCAGCAGCAGCTGACGCGCCATCAGGCTGAGGGCCAGGTCGTCCCGCACTGCGCTTTCGGAAAGGCCGCGCTGTTGCAGCGAGGCGCGAAAGGCGTTCACGTCGAATTCGCCCGCCGCGTTCTGCAAGGCTGGCGTTGACCGGATCTCGCTGTCCACCAGAGCTGATCCCACGCGCAGGCCGATCATGTCGCCGAATTCCGCAATCGCCGCGCGGCTGATCATCGACTGGATAACGTCGGTAAGCCCGCCCTGCGCGATGAAGCCTTCCATCGACAGCGTGGGATTGTCCTGCCGCGCCTGCTGCATGGAGGAATTCACGTTGCTGGTCAGGTCTGCGGTGGAAATGGTCCGGTCGCCCACCACCGCCACGCGATCCCCACCGGCCACGCCGCCGAACATCGCGCTGTTCGATACGTCCGAACTGGCAAAGGCAAAGCCCATCAGCACGAGGAAGAGGAGCGTCAGGCCCAGGCCGATCTTGGACTGGAAGAATCTGCGAAAGAAACTGATCATGGAATTCCGGTTCTGGTAACTTGCTCTGACGACTGACCGAGCCTTGCGAGGTCGGGCGCGAAGGCAAGCGCCTTATCCCGCCTGCGACCGTGCCGCAACAGGCGGCGTGTGCTTTCCGGTGCTGGGCAAAACCGCCTTTGACAACCGCGGACACGAGCAGTAGCGCGCTGACAATATCGCCGATGCGCACGGCCCGTGTCCGTCGCAGGCGTTTCAGAATTCAGGATAATCAATGATAACTCGTCCATATGTCGTCGGCAACTGGAAGATGAACGGCACCCGTTCCATGCTGGCGGAGGCCCGCGCCATCGACCGTGCGGCAGAACGGCTGATCAAGGTGGAGGTGGCGCTGGCGCCGCCCGCGACCCTGGTTCATGCCTGTCGCAAGGAAGCGACCCTCATCGGGATCGGTGCGCAGGATTGCCACCCGGCCGATGGCGGCGCGCACACCGGCGACATATCCGCTGCAATGCTGAAGGATGCAGGCGCAGGCTTCATCATCGTTGGCCATTCCGAACGCCGCGCCGACCACGGGGAGAGCGATGCGCTGGTCAAGCGCAAGGCCGAAGCCGCGCTGGCCGCCGGCATGACCGTGATCGTATGTGTGGGCGAAACCGCTGCCGAGCGTGACGCCGGCAAGGCCCAGGCCATCGTCAGCAAGCAGCTCGAAGGCTCGCTTCCCGCTAGCGACAGTCCGGCCGAACAGATCACCGTTGCCTACGAACCCGTCTGGGCAATCGGCACCGGCAACACCGCCACCCCCGCCGATGTGGGTGCGATGCACGGGCATATCCGCGCAGAGCTCGAACGCATCTATGGCGAGGGCGGGGCGCAGGTGCGCATCCTCTACGGCGGTTCGGTCAAGCCCGACAACGCCGCGGAACTGCTCGCGGTGGAGAACGTCGGCGGCGCGCTGGTCGGCGGCGCGAGCCTTACGGCCGAAAGCTTCCTCGGCATCATCGTCGCCGCCGCCAGCGATCCCGACGCAGAATAACGCCGCAGCGGGACGCGGCGGCCGCCCGACAGTGGCGAGCCGGCCTCATCCCAGGCGGGCCTTGTCGGATTGACCGGGCCGGACTACATGCGCGCATCGGCTCCGCCACCATTTCTCGCAACAAGATCGCACCGCCATGACCTCTCTCTTCAACTTCCTCCTTGTCCTTCAGGGCTTCGTGGCCGCAGGGCTCGTCGGCCTGGTGCTGATGCAGCGGTCGGAGGGCGGCGGTCTGGGGATCGGCGGCGGTGGCAGCCCCGGCGGCCTGATGAGCGCGCGCGGCGCTGCCGACTTCCTCACCCGTGCGACCAAGTGGTTCGCCGTGGTGTTCGTGGTGCTGGCGATCGTTCTCGCCAGCATTGCGACCAATGCGGCCGGGCAGGGCGATCTCGACGATTCGCTCGATCGCACCACGGCTACCAGCGACATCGACGGTACGCCTGCCGATGGCGCTGCGCAGGGTGACGGGCTGTTCCCGGCGGACACCGGCCTCGATGGCGCGCCGCCTGTCGAAACAACCCCGGCGCCCGATGGAAGCTCGCAGGATCGTGCGGACAGCACCGGGCTCACCGAGGATCCGCTTGCCAATATCGGCGAATAATCGCCCGGCAATGGCCGTTTTCCCCGCTCTGCGGTGGAAATCGGCGGAAAGGTGCTTGCACCGAATCCCGACAGGACCTTAAGGGCCAAGTCCCATGGCGCGGTATATTTTCATCACCGGCGGCGTGGTCTCCTCGCTCGGCAAAGGTCTCATGGCAGCATCGCTCGCGGCGCTGTTGCAGGCGCGCGGCTACAAGGTCCGCATCCGCAAGTTCGATCCGTATCTGAACGTCGATCCGGGCACGATGAGCCCGTATCAGCACGGTGAGGTCTACGTGACCGACGACGGGGCGGAGACGGACCTCGACCTCGGCCATTACGAACGCTTCACCGGCGTGTCCGCGCACCAGAACGACAACATCACCTCGGGCCGCGTCTACCGTGACATCATCGCCAAGGAACGCCGCGGCGATTACCTCGGTGCGACGGTGCAGGTCATCCCGCACGTCACCGACGCCATCAAGGACTTCGCGCTGGCCGACCAGGGCGACCACGATTTCATCCTGTGCGAGATCGGCGGCACGGTGGGCGATATCGAGAGCCTGCCGTTCATCGAGGCGATCCGCCAGCTGAGGAACGACCTTGAGCCGCAGCAGACGCTGTCGGTCCACGTCACCCTGGTGCCTTTTATCAAGGCTGCGGGCGAGCTGAAGACCAAGCCGACGCAGCACTCGGTGCGCGAACTTGCCTCGCTCGGCATCAAGCCCGACATCCTGCTGTGTCGCTGCGAGCACCCGCTGCCCGAGACCGAGCGGCAGAAGATCGCCAATTTCTGCAATGTGCGCAAGGAAGCGGTGATCCAGGCGCTTGATGCCAGCAGCATCTACGCCGTGCCGCGCCAGTATCACGAGGAAGGCCTCGACACCGAGGTGCTGCGCTCGTTCGGCATGCTGGGCACGTCCAACCTGCCCGACATGGCGCGGTGGGACGACGTCCTTGATCGCTACGAACATTACGAGGGCGAGGTCACGATTGGCGTGGTGGGCAAGTATGTCGGCCTGCCCGATGCCTACAAGAGCCTCAACGAGGCGCTGGTGCACGGCGGCATGGCCAACCGCGCCAAGGTCAGGATCCGCTGGCTGGATGCCGAGGTGTTCGAGCAGGACGATGCGGACATTGCCAGTCAGCTCGAACCGCTTCACGGCATCCTCGTGCCGGGCGGATTCGGAACGCGCGGCAGCGAGGGCAAGATCGCCGCGGTGCGGTTCGCGCGGGAAAAGGGCGTGCCGTTCCTGGGCATCTGCCTCGGCATGCAGATGGCTTGCATAGAGGGTGCGCGCAGCCTGGGCATCGATACCGCCAGCTCGACCGAGTTCGGAGAGACCGCGGAGCCGGTCGTCGGCATCATCACCGAATGGATGAGCGAGGAAGGGCTGCAGCAACGCTCCGCCGATACCGATCTGGGCGGCACCATGCGGCTTGGCGCCTACAAGGCGAAGCTTGCGGGTAACAGCCACGTCTCGCGCCTGTACGGCGGCGTGACCGAGATTTCCGAACGCCACCGCCACCGCTACGAGGTCAACTCCGCCTATGTCGACAGGCTGGAGGCTGGCGGGCTGATCTTCTCGGGCATGTCGCCTGATGGCCTGCTGCCCGAGATCATCGAGCGGCCCGATCACCCGTGGTTCGTGGGCGTGCAGTTCCATCCCGAACTGAAAAGCCGTCCGTTCGACCCGCATCCCTTGTTTTCGGGATTCATAGAGGCTGCCCTGGCGCAATCGCGCCTCGTCTAGGTGTCCCGAATTCGAACGACACCCCATCGTTCTTTACTTAGGTAAGAATACACTTGCGCAAAGCCGAGCAGAGGGCTTACTCTTCATGCTCTGGGCCGGGGGGCGCCTGGCTATCGTCAAAACAAGGCGCCTGTAACCTTCGGTTCACGAACTTGAGGCCCTATGCGCGCTGCAGGGAAGCGCTGCATTCGGCAGGTTCTTGCCGCTGGAACTGGCTGTCTCTTGCGACCCGGACAGCCAATGCCAGAGGCGAGTCGGCGCCTCCAGCGTCGAGGGGGCGGACCTTTGCGGGCCCGCCCCCAACGTCTTCAATCCTGGTGGATGATCGTGGTTCAGGCGGCGGCCTGGCCGACATCCTTTTCATCCGAGACCACGTTCAGCGTATGGCCGCCGATGGCGATCTTCTTGGGCTTCATCGCCTCGGGCACTTCGCGCACGAGGTCGATTACCAGCAGGCCGTCCTTGAGGTCGGCGTTCTCCACACGGACGTAATCGGCCAGTTCGAAACGCCGCTCGAATCCACGGTTGGCGATGCCGAGATGCAGCATTTCGCCATCTGCCTCTTCATCGCGCTTGCGACCCTGCACCGTCAGCAGGTTCTGCTGCGCGGTGATGTCAAGATCGCGCGGGGCGAACCCGGCAACGGCCAGCGTGATGCGATAGGCATCCTCGCTCCGGCGCTCGATATTGAAGGGGGGGTAATTGTCCCCGCCGCCCGCGCTGCGCGTGTTGTTCTCGAGCAGGTCGAAGATGCGGTCGAAACCGACGGTCGAACGGCGATAGGGGGTAAGATCGAAACGATTCATGAAACAAATCCTCTGTTGAGCAATTTGACCTAAAGCGGACCCTGATGGCATCCGCGAAAGCGAAATAGGTGCCGGGCAAGCGGTTTCAAGCTTGTCCAGTGACGGAAAATAACAAGGAATTGCGCGTGAGCACACCCAAGGTCGAGATCTATACCAAGGCGTTCTGCGGCTTCTGCCACCGCGCCAAGCGCCTGCTCGACGAGAAGGGCGTGGACTACATCGAGCATGACATTTCGATGGGCGGGCCCAAGCGGGAGGAGATGCTGCAACGCCGGCCCAACGCGCGCACGGTGCCGCAGATCTTCATTGACGATAAGGCCATCGGCGGATCGGACGATCTCGCCGGGCTGGAACGCGATGGCAAGCTGGACGCGCTGCTCGGCCTCTGACATGCGGGCCGGGACATGACCCGTATCGCCCTCTTGCAGATGACCTCGGGCATCGACCCGCTGGCCAACGCGCAAGCCATCGCCAGCGCGGCTGAACGTGCCGCGGGTGAGGGCGCGGCGATGCTCTTTACGCCAGAGATGGCCCTGCTGCTCGATCGCGATCGCACGCGGGCGGCGGATCATGTCCTGCCCGAGGGCGATAATCCGGCGGTTGCCGTGGTGGCAAAGGCGGCGTCTCGCCACGACTTGTGGATCACCCTCGGGCTGCCTGCAATGCGAGAGGACGGGCGCTGGGTCAATCGCACCCTGGTGTTCGATAAAACGGGCGACGTCGCGGCGCGGTACGACAAGATCCACATGTTCGATGTGGCACTTGCCAGCGGCGAAAGCTGGCGGGAATCCGCCGCCTATGCGCCTGGAAACGACGTCGTCACGGCAGAGGCAACGCCGGTCGGCCGGCTCGGCCTCACAACCTGCTACGACATTCGTTTTCCTGCCTTGTTCGAAGAACTTGGCAGGAAAAGCTGCGATGCGATCGCCATACCCGCCGCCTTTACCGTGCCCACGGGCACCGCCCACTGGCATCTGCTGCAACGCGCCCGCGCGGTAGAGGCAAGTGCCTTCGTGATCGCCGCTGCGCAGGTTGGCCACCATGCCGACGGGCGAACGACCTACGGCCACTCGCTGGTGGTTGACCCCTGGGGCGAGGTGCTGCTGGACATGGGGGCTGACAACGCGGGGCTTGGCCTGTGCGACGTCGATCTCGATCGCATCGCGGAGACTCGCGCACAACTGCCCAGCCTTGCGAACAGGCGCGTCATCCCCAGATCGGACGTGTCATGATCGTTTACGACCTCTGCTGCGCGCACGACCACCGGTTCGAAGGCTGGTTCGGCTCCTCTGCCGATTTCGATTCACAGAAGGCGCGTGGGCTTCTTGCCTGCCCCACCTGTGGTAGCGAACGGATCGGGAAAGCCCCCATGGCCCCGGCAGTGGGGCGCAAGGGCAACCGGCAGGAGGTGCGAGCCCCGGACGTCCATAAACCTGCCGCTACGGTCAGCGACACGTCGATAGCCAATGTTCCGATCCCGCCGCAGGTGGCGCAAGCCATGGCGAAACTCGCCGAGGCGCAAGCCACTGCCTTGAAGAACAGCACCTGGGTCGGCAAGGAATTCGCCGAGCAGTCGCGGGCGATGCATTACGGTGAGCGTGACCATGCGGCAATTCACGGGCAGGCCAGTTCAGAGGACACTCGGGCATTGCTGGAGGAAGGCGTGCCGGTCGCTCCCCTGCCGTTCCCGGTTGCTCCGCCCAAGGACCTGAACTGACGCGTCAGAGATGGTGCGCCCGACAGGATTCGAACCTGTGGCCCCCGGATTAGGAATCCGATGCTCTATCCTGCTGAGCTACGGGCGCATCCGGTTTTGACCTAGTCGGGCACCGCGTCACAGACAACCGCCAACCGCACAAAAGAAAAGGGCCCCACCCGCAGGTGGAGCCCCCTTTTCTCTTGCAGTCCTGATCCGATCAGAAGCGCGCGTTCGCACCAAGGTAGAAGCGGCGGCCGTTGGTATCGTAGAAACGGCCATCGTAGCTGCCGCCGGGCAGGGTGGGGCCCGTCCCGTCGAGCGATGTGTTCACGTTGCCGAGCGGCGGGCGTTCGTTGAACAGGTTGTCGACACCGAAGCGGATGTTGAAGTCATCCGTCACCGCGTAGGACCCGTTCAGGTTGAACTTGTTGTAGCTGGGATAGCCGGTCGTCGGCGTGGGTGCGCCAAACTGTGCCTCCGTAGCGTCCTCAACCGAAGGCAGATGCTGCCACTGGATGGCGGCATAGAGCGGGCCGACGTTGTAGCCCACGGTGCCGAGGATGCGGTATTCGTAGACACCGGTATTGAGGCCGTTTTCGCCCGTGCCCAGCGTGCCGGTGTAATCGACCAGCGGGATGATCCCGGCCAGCGCCGTCGATTCGAAATCGATCAGGTAGTTGGCAAGGAAGTTCAGGCTGACCGAACCCGGCCCGAGGTCGAAACCCCAGTCCAGCTGTACGTCAACGCCGGACAGGTGGAACTCGCCGGCATTGGTGTAGGTCCGCTGCACGTTGCCCAGGTCACCCGTCTGCGCGTTGCGCGGCACGAGCTGGCAGGCAACCGTATTGGCGGCGGCCACCGGATCGCTTCCGGCCAGCGGATTGAGGAACGGATCGAAGCAGCTCTGCAACGCGGCTGCCACGGTCTGTTCGCCGATGGCATCCTCGACCGAAATGTCGAACCAGTCCACCGACAGGCGGAAGCGGCGCAGCATCTCCGTATCGAACGGCGAGGTGACCACGACGCCCGCTGTCCAGGTATCGGCCTTTTCCGGCTGCAGGTTGGGGTTGCCCACCGTTGTCGGGAAGGCAAAACCGAAGGTCGAGGGGTTGTTGGCCCCTCGCACGAAGGCACCGGTGACCGGGTCCCGCTGGTAGAAGAACGCAGCCGATTCGCCGGCGAAGCCCGGACGATCCGCCTGGCCCTGCAGCACGCGGCAGATGGCCTGCACGTTCGCCGCGTTGGCATTGGCGGGGTTGGCCGAGAACGACAGCGGATTGTTGATGGCGCAAGGATCGCCCGCGGTGTTCACTGCAAAGGTTTGCTGCGCCGAAAGGAACAGCTCGCCGATGTTCGGCGCACGTTCCGCCCGGTTGTAGCCGCCGCGGAACCGCAGCCAGTCCGTCACCTCGAGATCGCCCAGGATCTTGTAGGTATAGCTGGTGCCGGTGGTCGAATAGTCGGAGACACGGCCGCCCAGTTCGAGGTTGAGCTGGTTGACGAACGTATCCGACAGGATCGGGATGAGCATTTCGCCGTAGAGTTCGTGAACGTCGAAACTCGCATCCACGTTGCCGCTCGGATAGATGCCCAGCGCCTGGTCCTGGAACGAACGGCCCTGCGTGGTGAGGGTGTCGTTGTCGAACTGGAACTGGACCTCGCGGAAGCTGGCACCAACCGCGATGCCGAGCTCGCCCGCTGGAAGATCGAACAGGCTGCCGGTGACGTTCGCCTCGGCGATGGTCTGGGTGACTTCCGACCGGTTCTTGAGGTCGGCGCGGGTCGCCTCAAGGCAATCCTCGCTGAAGCCTTCGGTCGGCGGCTTGAACAGGTTGAGACCCGAG
This is a stretch of genomic DNA from Aurantiacibacter arachoides. It encodes these proteins:
- a CDS encoding peptidyl-prolyl cis-trans isomerase, whose product is MISFFRRFFQSKIGLGLTLLFLVLMGFAFASSDVSNSAMFGGVAGGDRVAVVGDRTISTADLTSNVNSSMQQARQDNPTLSMEGFIAQGGLTDVIQSMISRAAIAEFGDMIGLRVGSALVDSEIRSTPALQNAAGEFDVNAFRASLQQRGLSESAVRDDLALSLMARQLLLPIAYEARMPERVARTYAQLLNETRVGRAAVFPASAFAPAGEPTPAQLQDYYDSNRAQYIRPERRTIRYATFSAENLNDIPPVTDAQVAARYRADAALYRERQQRSFTQLVVPTEAAAQAVIAEVRGGTTLEASAQSKGLAVTQVEDVEQQAFAATASQAVAQAAFAGNDGALVGPVRGSLGWYVLRVDGVTRIAARPLAQAQSEIREKLDTERRTQALGELTEELEEQFARGRTLDEAARDLGIEIQTTRPLLASGQVYGAQEQAPAELGRVLNFAFEVPEGQANLDEAGNGEVFLIYDVATITRSATAPLAEIRDTVIQQWRRDRGMAAAGQAAGRVMQRVEGGASLADAVAQETASLPATQALRISRRQLQELGQVTRATILFFSMAEGTVERVAVQEQNQWFVVALEDIEVPQLAANDQLVEATRTQLSQSLGNEYVEQFVAAVENAVDVERNDAGIDAVRQSLLGANNPALN
- the tpiA gene encoding triose-phosphate isomerase — its product is MITRPYVVGNWKMNGTRSMLAEARAIDRAAERLIKVEVALAPPATLVHACRKEATLIGIGAQDCHPADGGAHTGDISAAMLKDAGAGFIIVGHSERRADHGESDALVKRKAEAALAAGMTVIVCVGETAAERDAGKAQAIVSKQLEGSLPASDSPAEQITVAYEPVWAIGTGNTATPADVGAMHGHIRAELERIYGEGGAQVRILYGGSVKPDNAAELLAVENVGGALVGGASLTAESFLGIIVAAASDPDAE
- the secG gene encoding preprotein translocase subunit SecG, which codes for MTSLFNFLLVLQGFVAAGLVGLVLMQRSEGGGLGIGGGGSPGGLMSARGAADFLTRATKWFAVVFVVLAIVLASIATNAAGQGDLDDSLDRTTATSDIDGTPADGAAQGDGLFPADTGLDGAPPVETTPAPDGSSQDRADSTGLTEDPLANIGE
- a CDS encoding CTP synthase, with translation MARYIFITGGVVSSLGKGLMAASLAALLQARGYKVRIRKFDPYLNVDPGTMSPYQHGEVYVTDDGAETDLDLGHYERFTGVSAHQNDNITSGRVYRDIIAKERRGDYLGATVQVIPHVTDAIKDFALADQGDHDFILCEIGGTVGDIESLPFIEAIRQLRNDLEPQQTLSVHVTLVPFIKAAGELKTKPTQHSVRELASLGIKPDILLCRCEHPLPETERQKIANFCNVRKEAVIQALDASSIYAVPRQYHEEGLDTEVLRSFGMLGTSNLPDMARWDDVLDRYEHYEGEVTIGVVGKYVGLPDAYKSLNEALVHGGMANRAKVRIRWLDAEVFEQDDADIASQLEPLHGILVPGGFGTRGSEGKIAAVRFAREKGVPFLGICLGMQMACIEGARSLGIDTASSTEFGETAEPVVGIITEWMSEEGLQQRSADTDLGGTMRLGAYKAKLAGNSHVSRLYGGVTEISERHRHRYEVNSAYVDRLEAGGLIFSGMSPDGLLPEIIERPDHPWFVGVQFHPELKSRPFDPHPLFSGFIEAALAQSRLV
- a CDS encoding Hsp20 family protein, giving the protein MNRFDLTPYRRSTVGFDRIFDLLENNTRSAGGGDNYPPFNIERRSEDAYRITLAVAGFAPRDLDITAQQNLLTVQGRKRDEEADGEMLHLGIANRGFERRFELADYVRVENADLKDGLLVIDLVREVPEAMKPKKIAIGGHTLNVVSDEKDVGQAAA
- the grxC gene encoding glutaredoxin 3, whose amino-acid sequence is MSTPKVEIYTKAFCGFCHRAKRLLDEKGVDYIEHDISMGGPKREEMLQRRPNARTVPQIFIDDKAIGGSDDLAGLERDGKLDALLGL
- a CDS encoding nitrilase-related carbon-nitrogen hydrolase, producing the protein MTRIALLQMTSGIDPLANAQAIASAAERAAGEGAAMLFTPEMALLLDRDRTRAADHVLPEGDNPAVAVVAKAASRHDLWITLGLPAMREDGRWVNRTLVFDKTGDVAARYDKIHMFDVALASGESWRESAAYAPGNDVVTAEATPVGRLGLTTCYDIRFPALFEELGRKSCDAIAIPAAFTVPTGTAHWHLLQRARAVEASAFVIAAAQVGHHADGRTTYGHSLVVDPWGEVLLDMGADNAGLGLCDVDLDRIAETRAQLPSLANRRVIPRSDVS
- a CDS encoding DUF1178 family protein, whose translation is MIVYDLCCAHDHRFEGWFGSSADFDSQKARGLLACPTCGSERIGKAPMAPAVGRKGNRQEVRAPDVHKPAATVSDTSIANVPIPPQVAQAMAKLAEAQATALKNSTWVGKEFAEQSRAMHYGERDHAAIHGQASSEDTRALLEEGVPVAPLPFPVAPPKDLN
- a CDS encoding TonB-dependent receptor domain-containing protein; the encoded protein is MRNFNNQQVFKALLLAGGAGTLAFAMPAMAQDTPDQDAEVGADILDDEQDSRIVVTGSRIAGDFSSNSPMVTVDEALLEQSSTSAIEQNLNRLPQFVPAQTPTAGGDIQPTATNTPGAATVSLRGVGANRNLVLLDGRRGTPGNASGVVDISTIPAAAIERVEIISGGASATYGADAVAGVTNFILKKDFEGLELDAQLGITQEGDNFEYQLSGIMGSDFADGRGNVSLAMSINTREANFQRDRDWYTDLWQDPTITGTQFFLDTPGVNFGGTNLPNYATVFGAGAAGSRPGQTVFFQPDGTAFTSNFGGFGNNRFNLPDDGLPYLRASNGTISQNNTDFYLILPLTRYNVFARGNYEINDTIGVFAQGLFSHVETFTRNEPGPITGGWGVIVDRFRDTNNDGIRETRVIADSELPSELVTLLNSRPDPTAPFQIQALLPDNRETTTDVTTYNLTAGLEGSIPSTTFNWEAFVSHGISSTYAVQTGIYSLNRLRAVLNGGNFGRGFSATGNAAFGGFGAARATCTSGLNLFKPPTEGFSEDCLEATRADLKNRSEVTQTIAEANVTGSLFDLPAGELGIAVGASFREVQFQFDNDTLTTQGRSFQDQALGIYPSGNVDASFDVHELYGEMLIPILSDTFVNQLNLELGGRVSDYSTTGTSYTYKILGDLEVTDWLRFRGGYNRAERAPNIGELFLSAQQTFAVNTAGDPCAINNPLSFSANPANANAANVQAICRVLQGQADRPGFAGESAAFFYQRDPVTGAFVRGANNPSTFGFAFPTTVGNPNLQPEKADTWTAGVVVTSPFDTEMLRRFRLSVDWFDISVEDAIGEQTVAAALQSCFDPFLNPLAGSDPVAAANTVACQLVPRNAQTGDLGNVQRTYTNAGEFHLSGVDVQLDWGFDLGPGSVSLNFLANYLIDFESTALAGIIPLVDYTGTLGTGENGLNTGVYEYRILGTVGYNVGPLYAAIQWQHLPSVEDATEAQFGAPTPTTGYPSYNKFNLNGSYAVTDDFNIRFGVDNLFNERPPLGNVNTSLDGTGPTLPGGSYDGRFYDTNGRRFYLGANARF